A stretch of Aythya fuligula isolate bAytFul2 chromosome 1, bAytFul2.pri, whole genome shotgun sequence DNA encodes these proteins:
- the EXPH5 gene encoding exophilin-5 isoform X1, with the protein MSAACRGPDLSFLSEDEARTIFQVLQRDSELRRAEKDRVRKLLERKKSETGLQGVTGEWFEEIQRKKFQNNTDVNTMLKPPLEHQLRNSKKTNHKEFKMSSHTNPQAQKNTSASFLGFRSPFAWLFSFRKSRKKQIQKQPRQHLNPPPHRYDNSASTAPKVEEMAMAEMCNSLMSTDATGHSFDVKQDEMMEKSTQEWNEQLEKEFFSVLSDLDDQLAQEQSQDLLDRPVSTSSASNVQYNRGAFPTSKRQTASRGQHRNDWSDMPSTFFPDGLRTIRARDEHKIFIRPRKLHSAYMNWQQTFQDDYKYGDPVDGNPHLLSSGLSTVSFGRSSEGSLYPPSVTQNSGFRHKSYMNRDTAGRSYSVCSLRRCPSSVSSEQLSASGLQHPLARESNNGFVPRFGRQNPKRIPLSSIVWNNAPDSPGQTSAQEKMFRTQSLMEFHATDHGRYPSSLQENKKYTCYHSKHQYRRSISSSNCFSRVSCPDRATSPLSFDNWENYPLYQSENNLSRSYHRDNSHSKLYANQKNSYGRRDSYPWTDFPQYHSDDVFLSPDASFEVIMANLNDQQWTHTRNAKFSSQHLQNDFHMCSPENTNYKTITRSASRTFSEFTEGCQPWLSCNSSVSSAIIRSDESVLPNLKDQTKPIGLKRNSVIVTQRSTKADFTQLENVEGMKLPDEVDVQDMPLRSVSQQADTSYINAQSFPSNNSAFAMLQGDASLINSLRSKRLTQASARTDTAKMDASNGDKRNVQMKENDRPLNSVFSQHPCLLPADESRKEPFLPSQKEWKHNLHYMRKREGIKQDNRCAEAVNHAPPKGFSSLLNVASAPSTEKLENCQGTSWPPDCSSSSSPSFPQALSHKDNSKCLGTLTNSSASCTVTESHAGGEQTAQVSRIGVTKKISQQTPQSTSTLVTKDYSGQFNASSPQHRSSGSIYTHGDPETSEHSLNYFCLEKESGKIRNDSFGTEKLHKQDSLLRHTSSCSITGSPSRSNFKSSDPLVIYYTLPRKSASIAGSIMSDTPISFTRENRRSTYDCLRSEIPSGADAFCSSQRDVSCLESKRSFLTSAPLNAATSNRDRDYPNPLTRSPNDSVSGSTSVELSDRCRHLSRRESSVFSDCKEGGNGLQKYKTTSTFTVCVDEDHVKYHELVSIYYTLPRRHSKAFCNLFRDNAEDADLPLSDDNSQTPRIRSKKNEGHVSLANVFFPSTLEKEVPCYSSDQVSSALVTPQNLETAVNSKEENSHFPPGSERVCTAKSVSTVNNRKGSSADLSVTGSILPDVVTKDISFGGPQPIAIAANSGKALSDASNNQSTKTRLKEKDIPPTAAPLTSTLSTPPKPDRLLDNSFYSTSTNKNGVQKGSSANCYQPATVSTNKNRNSLLLHTREKSSRGRISNTERADGPLPPREDTDRDSTKVKQGINLLHRTTPLYNNKCSGLQLRADTSTSNANDLNSSSKMLSESQNKAFEVSTTSSADRSLQLDKTISTDKDELKNSKIKKEQNSESTQVGKDCSGLQESEKPSEGSVNVNSKDKVSGASQDQKLTQSAENESKLLSDCTRDKVKDIEKRKNRASIKNKLAAVCKTSRKFSSKNLPPKPHISNIFSQNDGNAVSLEASMSPDSLVSADCHQSSPQSENENQNHSPDPDRNTQIQKTAENSKSENVNDPSSLVNNLNWKSFASLYAQKEAISPKKTTMKVENRPNLSTLFTDKAVATRNKNAQTLDLGLENRSQPTSLSATTPDPVVGEKKRATSSACSPPLPLLTDKNSNTFVNNCLQTDICPKQNLTSQTALGEHQNTAQYNSLKNANLQSYLVCKNRAKNQRERHLSEGICAQDSCETFASGSDILPKDSIHGKRFKSSSELLSCDENENWASDDEKCYSTRNLMYPSVEFGIFGKEQQLAFLENIKRSLTEGRLWRPCLLNNPGALRDGETPSINRAALFSSSSAGSKISSAASSPRELTDIYQEDPATYSDSDSDTTTDDEYYLDEIDKESEL; encoded by the exons atcacaaagaatttaaaatgtcatcCCACACAAATCCTCAAGCACAAAAGAACACTTCCGCTTCCTTTCTGGGATTCAGATCACCTTTTGCTTGGCTTTTCTCCTTtagaaaatcaaggaaaaaacagattcaGAAGCAACCACG CCAACATTTGAACCCTCCTCCTCACAGATATGACAATTCTGCTAGCACAGCTCCGAAAGTGGAAGAAATGGCAATG GCTGAAATGTGTAATTCCCTGATGTCAACTGATGCAACTGGTCattcttttgatgtaaaacaagatgaaatgatggaaaaaagcACACAGGAGTGGAATGAACAGCTAGAGAAGGAGTTTTTCAGTG TTCTAAGTGATCTGGATGACCAGCTGGCCCAGGAACAATCCCAAGATCTGCTGGACAGGCCGGTTTCTACCAGCAGTGCTTCAAATGTGCAATACAACAGAGGTGCCTTCCCTACTTCAAAGAGACAGACTGCTAGTAGAGGGCAACACAGAAATGACTGGAGTGACATGCCTAGCACATTTTTCCCAGATGGACTGAGAACAATAAGAGCCAGAGATGAACACAAGATTTTCATTAGACCAAGGAAACTGCACAGTGCGTATATGAACTGGCAACAAACCTTTCAAGATGATTATAAATACGGTGATCCAGTTGATGGCAATCCTCATCTGCTAAGCAGCGGGCTGTCTACTGTGTCTTTTGGGCGATCTTCAGAAGGTAGCTTATATCCTCCTTCCGTAACACAGAACAGTGGATTTAGGCACAAGAGTTACATGAACAGGGATACAGCTGGCAGGAGTTACTCTGTGTGTTCCCTTCGGAGATGCCCGTCATCAGTATCTTCTGAACAGCTCTCAGCGTCTGGTTTACAACATCCATTGGCAAGGGAGAGCAACAATGGTTTTGTACCAAGGTTTGGTCGACAAAACCCAAAGAGAATTCCTTTATCTTCTATCGTATGGAACAATGCACCAGACTCTCCTGGACAAACATCAgctcaagaaaaaatgtttagaacCCAATCCCTGATGGAGTTTCATGCCACAGACCACGGTAGATATCCTAGCTCtttgcaagaaaacaagaaatacacATGTTACCACTCAAAGCACCAGTACAGAAGATCTATTTCAAGTAGTAATTGCTTTAGTAGAGTTAGTTGCCCTGACAGAGCTACTTCTCCATTGTCCTTTGATAACTGGGAAAATTATCCATTATACCAATCAGAAAATAATCTCTCCAGGTCATACCATAGAGATAATTCTCACAGCAAGTTGTATGCAAACCAAAAAAATTCTTATGGAAGGAGAGACAGTTATCCTTGGACAGATTTTCCTCAATACCACAGTGATGAtgtgtttctttctcctgaTGCCAGCTTTGAAGTGATTATGGCTAATTTAAATGACCAGCAATGGACTCACACAAGGAATGCCAAGTTTTCTTCACAGCACCTGCAGAACGATTTTCACATGTGTTCTccagaaaatacaaattacaaaacaataacaagaagTGCAAGCAGAACTTTTTCAGAATTCACTGAGGGCTGTCAGCCTTGGCTAAGTTGTAACTCTTCGGTTTCTTCAGCTATTATCAGAAGCGATGAATCAGTCTTACCTAATCTGAAGGACCAAACAAAACCTATAGGACTGAAAAGGAATTCAGTCATTGTTACCCAAAGAAGCACTAAGGCAGACTTCACACAACTAGAAAATGTTGAAGGTATGAAACTGCCAGATGAAGTGGATGTTCAAGACATGCCGTTACGGTCTGTTTCTCAACAAGCAGATACAAGCTACATCAACGCCCAGAGTTTTCCCTCAAATAACTCTGCATTTGCCATGTTGCAGGGTGATGCATCTCTCATTAACTCACTGAGATCAAAGAGACTAACCCAAGCCAGTGCCAGAACAGATACTGCAAAAATGGATGCATCAAACGGCGATAAAAGAAATgtacaaatgaaggaaaatgatcGCCCACTCAACAGTGTATTCAGTCAGCATCCCTGTCTTCTGCCAGCTGATGAGAGCAGAAAGGAACCTTTTCTTCCGAGTCAGAAGGAATGGAAACATAATCTGCATTacatgagaaaaagagaaggcatCAAGCAGGATAACCGGTGTGCAGAAGCAGTTAACCATGCTCCTCCAAAGGGATTTTCCTCACTGCTAAATGTTGCTTCTGCTCCATCCACCGAAAAATTAGAAAACTGTCAAGGCACGTCCTGGCCTCCTGACTGTTCATCTAGTTCCTCACCAAGCTTTCCACAAGCACTTTCTCATAAAGACAATTCTAAATGTTTAGGAACGCTAACTAACTCTTCAGCAAGTTGCACAGTTACTGAATCTCATGCAGGAGGTGAACAAACAGCTCAAGTGAGCAGAATTGGTGTTACCAAGAAGATTTCACAGCAAACACCACAAAGTACAAGCACTTTAGTTACTAAGGACTATAGTGGACAATTCAATGCTAGTTCTCCACAACACAGAAGTTCTGGAAGTATTTATACACATGGAGACCCCGAGACCTCTGAACatagtttaaattatttttgccttgAAAAAGAAAGTGGGAAAATAAGGAATGATTCATTTGGAACTGAAAAGCTTCACAAGCAAGACAGCTTACTGAGACATACCAGTAGCTGCAGCATTACTGGCTCCCCTAGCAGAAGCAACTTTAAGTCTTCTGATCCACTTGTTATTTATTACACTTTACCTAGAAAATCAGCCAGCATTGCTGGTAGTATTATGTCAGATACACCCATCTCTTTCACTAGAGAAAATAGAAGAAGTACGTATGATTGCTTAAGGTCTGAAATCCCAAGTGGAGCTGATGCCTTTTGTTCTAGTCAAAGAGATGTGTCTTGTTTAGAATCAAAGCGCTCCTTTTTAACCTCAGCACCATTAAATGCTGCTACAAGTAACAGAGATAGAGATTACCCCAATCCTTTAACCAGAAGTCCTAATGATTCAGTAAGTGGCAGCACGTCAGTTGAACTAAGTGATAGATGTAGACATCTAAGCAGAAGAGAATCCTCTGTGTTTTCGGACTGTAAGGAAGGGGGAAACGGTTTGCAGAAATATAAAACTACAAGCACGTTTACAGTTTGTGTTGATGAAGATCACGTCAAGTATCATGAGCTAGTTTCAATTTATTACACGTTGCCACGGAGGcattcaaaagcattttgtaacCTCTTCAGGGATAATGCAGAGGATGCAGATTTACCTCTTTCTGATGACAATTCTCAGACACCAAGAATACGAAGCAAGAAGAACGAAGGTCATGTGAGtttagcaaatgtttttttccccagtacttTAGAAAAAGAGGTGCCTTGCTATTCTTCTGACCAAGTATCTTCAGCTCTGGTCACGCCTCAGAACTTAGAAACTGCTGTTAATAGTAAAGAAGAGAATTCGCACTTCCCTCCTGGCTCTGAGAGGGTATGTACTGCGAAGTCAGTGAGTACGGTCAATAACAGGAAGGGTAGTTCAGCAGACCTTTCAGTAACAGGCAGCATCCTTCCTGATGTGGTGacaaaagacatttctttcGGTGGTCCACAACCCATTGCAATAGCGGCTAACTCAGGTAAGGCCCTTTCTGATGCTTCAAACAACCAAAGTACGAAAACACGtctgaaagaaaaggacattCCTCCTACAGCTGCACCACTAACATCCACTTTATCAACCCCTCCCAAACCAGACAGACTTTTAGACAACTCTTTTTATTCTActtcaacaaataaaaatggtgtACAGAAGGGAAGCTCTGCAAACTGCTATCAGCCTGCTACTGtaagtacaaataaaaatcGGAACAGTTTACTCCTCCACACGAGGGAGAAGAGTTCTCGTGGAAGGATCAGTAACACGGAGCGTGCTGACGGGCCACTGCCTCCCAGGGAGGACACAGACAGGGACAGTACCAAAGTCAAACAGGGAATAAATTTACTACACCGAACCACCCCCCTGTATAATAACAAATGCAGTGGACTGCAGTTAAGAGCTGATACATCAACAAGTAATGCAAATGATTTAAACTCTTCTAGCAAAATGCTGTCAGAGTCTCAGAACAAAGCATTTGAGGTAAGCACAACTTCCAGTGCTGATCGATCACTTCAGCTAGACAAAACGATCAGCACAGATAAAGATGAGTTAAAGaactcaaaaattaaaaaagaacaaaactcgGAGAGTACTCAGGTGGGTAAAGACTGTAGTGGTTTGCAGGAATCAGAAAAGCCCAGTGAGGGTAGCGTGAACGTTAACAGTAAAGATAAAGTCAGCGGGGCTTCACAAGACCAAAAATTAACACAGAGTGCAGAAAACGAGAGCAAGCTTCTCTCTGACTGCACAAGAGACAAAGTCAAAGAtatagaaaaaaggaaaaacagagcctccattaaaaataaactggcaGCTGTTTGCAAAACCAGCCGaaaattttcaagtaaaaattTACCCCCCAAACCACAcataagtaatattttttcacagaatgaTGGGAATGCCGTGTCTTTAGAGGCCAGCATGTCCCCTGACTCGCTGGTTTCAGCAGATTGCCATCAGTCATCTCCCCAGTCTGAGAATGAAAATCAGAATCACAGTCCAGACCCTGACAGGAatacacaaatacagaaaacagctgaGAATAGTAAGAGTGAAAATGTGAATGATCCTTCTTCGCTAGTTAACAACTTAAATTGGAAGTCTTTTGCAAGCTTATACGCCCAGAAGGAAGCCATCAGTCCCAAAAAGACTACAATGAAAGTAGAAAATAGGCCAAATCTTTCAACCCTATTTACAGATAAAGCGGTAGCCACAAGAAATAAGAATGCCCAAACGCTTGATTTGGGGTTAGAAAACAGAAGCCAGCCCACCTCACTCAGTGCTACTACACCAGACCCAGTGGTTGgtgagaaaaaaagagctacCAGCAGTGCTTGCAGTCCTCCCCTGCCACTCTTAACTGACAAAAACTCAAACACATTTGTAAATAATTGCTTGCAGACGGACATATGTCCAAAGCAAAATCTGACTTCTCAGACCGCTCTTGGCGAGCATCAAAACACCGCCCAGTACAATAGCTTAAAAAACGCCAACTTGCAGAGCTATCTGGTGTGCAAGAATCGAGCAAAAAATCAACGAGAGCGTCACCTTTCTGAGGGTATTTGTGCTCAAGATTCCTGTGAGACCTTTGCCTCTGGAAGCGATATTCTGCCAAAGGACAGCATACATGGGAAGAGGTTTAAATCTTCCTCAGAGCTGTTGTCTTGTGACGAAAATGAGAACTGGGCGTCAGATGATGAGAAATGCTACAGCACTAGGAATTTGATGTATCCTTCCGTTGAATTTGGTATATTTGGCAAAGAACAGCAGCTGGCCTTCCTGGAAAACATCAAGAGGTCCCTCACAGAAGGGCGATTATGGAGACCTTGTCTTCTTAACAACCCTGGTGCTCTCCGAGATGGAGAGACCCCTTCCATAAACAGGGCTGCGCTTTTCAGCTCGAGTTCTGCTGGGAGCAAAATATCATCAGCTGCCTCATCCCCCCGAGAGCTGACGGACATCTATCAGGAAGACCCAGCTACTTACTCAGACTCGGACTCTGATACTACCACAGACGATGAATATTACCTAGATGAGATAGATAAGGAATCAGAGCTGTGA